Proteins encoded by one window of Bacteroidota bacterium:
- a CDS encoding mechanosensitive ion channel has translation MRLILKPLQYLIVLETIYFGFKALNYPFDPENEVLKNYVLLIANGVYKFLFVLNVAWLVSRLGDFLVAVLNHRALKTEDPWDDQLVVFLKEIIRILIWIIAFLAVLGSVFAVNIYSIVAGAGIAGIAIAFAAQETLQNVFGSISIFTEKPFVVGDLVEVDGVTGKVVKVGFRSTRIRTIDTSYMTIPNKNIVNNKMSNLARRTSRKVHFNMGLTYNITHEQLNNIVKQIKSYGENHPKKNEAVNVGVYNLTNLGIEISVEMHFNYETWDNYIKTRNEVLLEIMRIVKDNNAEFAYQIPLISAEKKS, from the coding sequence TTGCGGCTAATTCTCAAGCCACTGCAATATCTCATTGTATTGGAAACCATTTATTTCGGATTTAAAGCGCTTAATTATCCATTCGATCCGGAAAATGAGGTATTAAAAAATTATGTACTGCTGATTGCTAATGGTGTATATAAATTTCTTTTTGTTTTAAATGTTGCATGGTTGGTATCCCGTCTGGGGGATTTTTTAGTTGCAGTATTAAATCATCGCGCATTAAAAACCGAAGATCCCTGGGACGACCAGTTGGTGGTTTTTTTAAAGGAAATTATTCGTATACTCATCTGGATAATTGCATTTTTGGCAGTACTGGGATCTGTTTTTGCCGTTAATATTTATTCCATTGTAGCTGGCGCTGGTATTGCAGGTATTGCCATAGCCTTTGCGGCACAGGAAACACTGCAGAATGTATTCGGAAGCATTTCTATATTCACCGAGAAACCCTTTGTGGTTGGCGATCTTGTGGAAGTGGATGGAGTTACCGGAAAAGTAGTAAAGGTGGGATTCCGGAGTACTCGTATCAGAACAATTGATACGAGTTATATGACCATCCCCAATAAAAATATCGTAAATAATAAAATGAGTAATCTCGCAAGACGCACCTCGAGAAAAGTGCATTTTAACATGGGACTTACCTATAATATCACGCATGAACAATTAAACAATATTGTTAAGCAAATAAAAAGCTACGGGGAAAATCACCCCAAAAAAAATGAAGCTGTGAATGTCGGGGTTTATAATCTGACAAATCTCGGCATCGAAATTTCTGTTGAAATGCACTTTAATTACGAAACATGGGATAATTATATTAAGACACGTAATGAGGTATTATTGGAGATCATGAGGATAGTTAAGGATAACAATGCTGAATTTGCCTATCAAATTCCGCTGATTTCCGCTGAAAAAAAATCGTAA
- the carA gene encoding glutamine-hydrolyzing carbamoyl-phosphate synthase small subunit, whose protein sequence is MENFEKVPAVILLADGTAFNGYSAGKIGTTTGEICFNTGMTGYQEIFTDPSYYGQILVMTNAHIGNYGTYKEDVESNSIKISGLAVKNFTNQYSRRLTQDSIQDYLLDESLVAISDVDTRAIVRHIRSKGAMNCIISSETTDIAELTKRLKEVPDMNGLELASLVSTQTPYFIGNANAEKKVIVYDFGVKKSILDNISMRGCYLKVVPAKTAFEDTQDFNADGYFISNGPGDPASMGYAVETVKKILNSNSPLFGICLGQQLLGLANGVSTYKMHHGHRGCNHPVKNLVTGLCEITTQNHGFSIKEEEVRASKNMEVTHMNLNDNTIEGFRLTDKKAFSVQYHPEATPGPHDARYLFDEFVKMMG, encoded by the coding sequence ATGGAAAACTTCGAAAAAGTTCCCGCCGTAATATTGTTGGCCGACGGAACTGCCTTTAACGGCTACAGCGCAGGCAAAATAGGGACAACCACAGGCGAAATTTGTTTTAATACCGGTATGACCGGTTATCAGGAAATATTCACAGATCCAAGTTATTATGGTCAGATTCTGGTGATGACCAATGCCCATATTGGCAACTACGGAACTTATAAGGAGGATGTGGAGAGTAATTCGATAAAGATTTCCGGACTTGCCGTTAAAAATTTTACCAATCAATATTCGAGAAGACTTACCCAGGATTCTATACAGGATTATTTATTGGATGAGAGTTTGGTTGCTATTAGTGATGTGGATACACGTGCAATTGTTCGCCATATCCGCAGCAAAGGTGCTATGAATTGTATAATCAGCAGTGAAACTACGGATATAGCAGAATTGACCAAAAGATTAAAAGAAGTTCCCGATATGAATGGTCTCGAACTGGCAAGTTTGGTTTCCACACAAACGCCTTATTTTATCGGAAATGCAAATGCAGAAAAAAAGGTGATAGTTTATGATTTTGGAGTGAAAAAAAGTATTTTGGATAATATTTCAATGCGGGGATGTTATTTAAAGGTTGTTCCGGCAAAAACTGCTTTTGAAGATACACAGGATTTTAATGCAGACGGATATTTTATATCCAATGGTCCCGGCGATCCGGCAAGTATGGGTTATGCAGTGGAAACAGTAAAGAAAATATTAAACAGCAATTCGCCATTATTCGGAATTTGTCTCGGTCAACAATTATTGGGATTGGCGAATGGCGTTTCCACATATAAAATGCATCATGGCCACAGAGGTTGTAATCACCCGGTTAAAAATTTAGTAACAGGCTTATGTGAGATCACAACACAAAATCACGGATTCAGTATTAAGGAAGAGGAAGTGCGTGCATCCAAAAATATGGAAGTAACACACATGAATTTAAATGATAATACCATAGAAGGATTTCGCCTCACAGATAAAAAAGCATTCAGTGTTCAATATCACCCCGAAGCAACCCCGGG